In Vicia villosa cultivar HV-30 ecotype Madison, WI unplaced genomic scaffold, Vvil1.0 ctg.002705F_1_1, whole genome shotgun sequence, a single genomic region encodes these proteins:
- the LOC131639584 gene encoding NAD(P)H-dependent 6'-deoxychalcone synthase-like, with protein sequence MAATLTVPKIVLPSSTGQRKIPVMGLGTAPEATSKVTTKDAVLEAIKQGYRHFDAAAAYGVEHSVGEAIAEALKLGLISSRDELFVTSKLWVTDNHPHLIIPALKKSLRTLQLEYLDLILIHWPITTKPGEVKYPIEVSDIVEFDLKGVWTSLEECQKLGLTKAIGASNFSIKKLEKLLSFATIPPAVNQVEVNLGWQQEKLRAFCKEKGIIVTAFSPLRKGASRGANLVMDNDILKELADAHGKTIAQICLRWLYEQGLTFVVKSYDKERMNQNLKIFDWSLTEDDYKKISEIHQERLIKGPTKPLLDDLWDEE encoded by the exons ATGGCTGCTACACTTACAGTCCCTAAAATAGTCCTCCCTTCCTCCACCGGACAACGGAAAATACCGGTGATGGGCCTCGGCACTGCACCGGAAGCAACCAGTAAGGTTACTACAAAAGACGCTGTTCTTGAAGCAATCAAACAAGGTTATAGACACTTTGATGCTGCTGCTGCATATGGTGTTGAACATTCCGTTGGTGAAGCCATAGCTGAAGCACTTAAACTTGGACTCATTTCATCAAGAGATGAACTCTTTGTTACTTCTAAACTGTGGGTTACTGATAATCATCCTCATCTAATTATCCCTGCTCTAAAGAAATCTCTAAG GACTCTTCAACTAGAATACTTAGACCTAATTTTGATCCATTGGCCAATTACTACTAAACCTGGTGAAGTTAAATACCCTATTGAAGTATCTGATATTGTGgaatttgacctaaaaggtgtATGGACTTCATTGGAAGAATGTCAAAAACTAGGTCTCACCAAAGCTATTGGAGCTAGCAACTTTTCAATCAAGAAGCTTGAGAAATTGCTATCCTTTGCTACCATCCCTCCAGCAGTGAATCAA GTGGAAGTGAACCTTGGATGGCAACAAGAGAAACTTAGAGCCTTCTGCAAGGAAAAGGGTATAATAGTAACTGCCTTCTCACCCCTGAGAAAGGGTGCTAGCAGAGGAGCTAATTTAGTGATGGACAATGATATACTCAAAGAATTGGCAGATGCTCATGGCAAGACTATAGCTCAG ATTTGTCTAAGATGGTTATATGAACAAGGTTTGACTTTTGTGGTAAAGAGCTATGACAAGGAAAGGATGAACCAGAACTTGAAAATCTTTGACTGGTCATTAACTGAGGATGATTACAAGAAAATAAGTGAAATTCATCAAGAGAGACTCATCAAAGGACCAACCAAGCCTCTTCTTGATGATCTATGGGATGAAGAATGA